A stretch of Ranitomeya variabilis isolate aRanVar5 chromosome 3, aRanVar5.hap1, whole genome shotgun sequence DNA encodes these proteins:
- the LOC143817658 gene encoding olfactory receptor class A-like protein 1 translates to MLEIYLVLKAFGFFMMIVIGIPGNLFIFLKFTFIRINEKKLLPTNTILMTLVFMNFLIVISRTIPQFLHSLGMKNLMDDTRCQIFQYTYRVSRAMSICITSLLSCHQCILIAPSAKHWIYFKQKMTLNVLTIIIIILCCNLVIHYSAIKNAQSSFNATTSIYSVHVIYCDVDFQTYYNYIINGAIFALREFLFVGLMVMASSYIVYRLVHHERSIKGIRSSDRGQGRTAEYKASRAVIILVIMYVALFGLENVTWIYTLTLTNVTTNMSEARIISSCSYSALSPIVIICSNPKLKQCSKSFQMRNLLSWKKQNIVERNN, encoded by the coding sequence atGTTGGAAATTTACCTTGTCCTTAAGGCCTTTGGCTTTTTCATGATGATAGTGATTGGAATTCCGGGAAATCTCTTTATATTCTTAAAGTTTACGTTCATCAGAATAAACGAGAAGAAACTTTTACCAACAAACACAATTCTTATGACGTTGGTTTTCATGAATTTCCTTATAGTAATATCACGGACCATCCCCCAGTTCCTTCATTCTTTAGGCATGAAAAACCTAATGGACGACACAAGATGCCAGATTTTCCAATATACATACAGAGTGAGCAGGGCCATGTCTATCTGCATCACCAGCCTCCTCAGCTGCCATCAATGTATCCTTATCGCCCCATCAGCCAAACACTGGATATATTTCAAGCAGAAAATGACACTCAATGTTCTgacaattattatcattattttgtgCTGCAATCTAGTTATACATTACTCTGCTATTAAGAATGCTCAGTCTAGCTTCAATGCTACAACCTCTATTTACTCAGTACACGTAATTTATTGTGATGTAGACTTTCAGACTTATTATAACTATATTATTAATGGAGCAATATTTGCACTTAGAGAATTTTTGTTTGTAGGGTTGATGGTAATGGCAAGCAGTTACATTGTGTACCGATTAGTACATCATGAAAGATCAATCAAAGGGATTCGCAGCTCAGACAGAGGCCAAGGAAGGACTGCAGAATACAAAGCTTCCAGAGCTGTCATCATATTGGTTATTATGTATGTAGCACTTTTTGGACTTGAAAATGTCACGTGGATCTACACTTTGACATTGACCAATGTGACAACCAACATGAGCGAAGCCAGGATAATTTCTTCTTGCTCCTATTCAGCCTTGAGTCCTATTGTAATTATCTGTAGCAATCCTAAACTCAAGCAATGTAGCAAATCTTTTCAGATGAGAAATTTGCTATCATGGAAGAAACAAAATATTGTGGAAAGGAATAATTAA